In Pseudomonas sp. GCEP-101, one DNA window encodes the following:
- a CDS encoding choline ABC transporter substrate-binding protein produces the protein MKTTVRTASTLLLAGALALGGPLARAEDEACRTVKLADPGWTDIAVTNGIAAVLLEGLGYQVKIDTLSVPITYGGLRDGQVDAFLGNWMPAQQGFYDQFIASQQVTQLAKNLQGTEFTLAVPAYVWDAGVKTFADLDRHAEQFNRKVYGIGSGAPANQSIQKMISGDEFGLGDWKLVESSEQAMLAEVGRAVKRQRWVVFLGWTPHPMNVKLDMKYLTGGEKYFGSTGSVFTVTRNGYAQQCPNSGKLLANLSFDLAMENAIMAQVLEQNVKAADAVKAWIKANPQRLDAWLQGVKTRDGGDALAAVKATL, from the coding sequence ATGAAGACCACTGTACGAACCGCATCAACGCTGTTGCTGGCCGGCGCACTCGCGCTGGGCGGCCCGCTGGCCCGCGCCGAGGACGAAGCCTGCCGTACGGTGAAGCTGGCCGACCCGGGCTGGACCGATATCGCCGTCACCAACGGCATCGCCGCCGTCCTCCTCGAGGGCCTGGGCTACCAGGTGAAGATCGATACCCTGTCGGTGCCCATCACCTACGGCGGCCTGCGCGACGGCCAGGTGGACGCCTTCCTGGGCAACTGGATGCCGGCGCAGCAAGGCTTTTACGATCAGTTCATCGCCAGCCAGCAGGTCACCCAACTGGCAAAGAACCTCCAGGGCACCGAGTTCACCCTGGCCGTGCCAGCCTACGTATGGGACGCCGGGGTGAAGACCTTCGCCGACCTGGACCGGCACGCCGAGCAGTTCAACCGCAAGGTCTACGGCATCGGCTCCGGCGCGCCGGCCAACCAGTCGATCCAGAAGATGATCAGCGGCGACGAGTTCGGCCTGGGTGACTGGAAGCTGGTGGAATCCAGCGAACAGGCGATGCTCGCCGAAGTCGGCCGCGCGGTGAAGCGCCAGCGCTGGGTGGTGTTCCTCGGCTGGACGCCGCACCCGATGAACGTGAAGCTCGACATGAAGTACCTCACCGGGGGCGAGAAGTACTTCGGCAGCACCGGCAGCGTGTTCACCGTGACCCGCAACGGCTACGCCCAGCAGTGCCCCAACAGCGGCAAGCTGCTGGCCAACCTGTCGTTCGACCTGGCGATGGAGAACGCCATCATGGCCCAGGTGCTGGAACAGAACGTAAAGGCCGCCGACGCCGTGAAGGCCTGGATCAAGGCCAACCCGCAGCGCCTCGACGCCTGGCTGCAGGGCGTGAAAACCCGCGACGGCGGCGACGCCCTGGCCGCCGTGAAGGCGACGCTGTGA
- the betC gene encoding choline-sulfatase: MKRQRPNILFIMADQMAAPLLPFYDEQSPIKLPHLGRLAGEGVVFDSAYCNSPLCAPSRFTLVSGQLPTKIGAWDNAADFAADIPTYAHYLRRLGYRTALSGKMHFCGPDQLHGYEERLTSDIYPADYGWAVNWDAPDVRPSWYHNMSSVLQAGPCVRTNQLDFDEEVVFKARQYLYDHVREHPEQPFCLTVSMTHPHDPYTIPREYWDLYRDEDIPLPMVQIAQHEQDPHSQRLLKVIDLWGQEMPEEKIRAARRAYFGACSYVDAQIGALLRTLEDCGLSEDTLIVFSGDHGDMLGERGLWYKMHWFEMAARVPLLVHAPQRFAAHRVSQSVSTVDLLPTLVELAGGTVEPGLPLDGRSLLPHLQGTGGHDEVIGEYTAEGTVSPLMMIRRGDFKFIYSEQDPCLLFDLANDPRELQDLMDSPAHANLGRDLLGEARARWDIPAITRQVLASQRRRRLVADALNRGTRRSWDHQPLVDASQQYMRNHIDLDDLERRARYPQPK, encoded by the coding sequence ATGAAGCGCCAGCGCCCGAACATCCTCTTCATCATGGCCGACCAGATGGCCGCGCCGCTCCTGCCCTTCTACGACGAGCAGTCGCCGATCAAGCTGCCCCACCTCGGACGCCTTGCCGGCGAAGGCGTGGTGTTCGACTCGGCCTACTGCAACAGCCCGCTCTGCGCGCCCTCGCGCTTCACCCTGGTCAGCGGCCAGCTGCCGACGAAGATTGGCGCCTGGGACAACGCCGCGGACTTTGCCGCCGACATCCCCACCTACGCGCACTACCTGCGCCGCCTGGGCTACCGCACCGCGCTGTCGGGCAAGATGCACTTCTGCGGCCCGGACCAGCTACACGGCTATGAGGAACGCCTGACCAGCGACATCTACCCCGCCGACTACGGCTGGGCGGTGAACTGGGACGCGCCGGACGTCCGCCCGAGCTGGTACCACAACATGTCCTCGGTGCTGCAGGCCGGCCCCTGCGTGCGCACCAACCAACTCGACTTCGACGAGGAGGTGGTGTTCAAGGCGCGCCAATACCTCTACGACCATGTGCGCGAACACCCCGAGCAGCCGTTCTGCCTCACCGTGTCCATGACCCACCCGCACGACCCCTACACCATCCCCCGCGAGTACTGGGACCTGTACCGCGACGAGGACATCCCGCTGCCCATGGTGCAGATCGCCCAGCACGAGCAGGACCCGCACTCGCAGCGTCTGCTCAAGGTGATCGACCTGTGGGGCCAGGAGATGCCCGAGGAAAAGATCCGCGCCGCCCGCCGCGCCTACTTCGGTGCGTGCAGCTATGTGGATGCGCAGATCGGCGCGCTGCTGCGCACCCTGGAGGATTGCGGCCTGAGTGAAGACACGCTGATCGTGTTCTCCGGCGACCACGGCGACATGCTGGGCGAGCGCGGCCTCTGGTACAAGATGCACTGGTTCGAGATGGCCGCCCGCGTGCCGCTGCTGGTGCACGCGCCCCAGCGCTTCGCCGCGCACCGCGTCAGCCAGTCGGTGTCCACCGTGGACCTGCTGCCCACCCTCGTCGAGCTGGCCGGCGGCACCGTCGAACCCGGCCTGCCCCTGGACGGTCGCTCGCTGCTGCCGCACCTGCAAGGCACCGGCGGCCATGACGAGGTGATCGGCGAATACACCGCCGAAGGCACCGTCAGCCCGCTGATGATGATCCGCCGAGGCGACTTCAAGTTCATCTACTCCGAGCAGGACCCGTGCCTGCTCTTCGATCTGGCCAACGACCCGCGCGAGCTGCAGGACCTCATGGATTCGCCGGCCCACGCCAACCTGGGCCGCGACCTGTTGGGCGAAGCCCGCGCGCGCTGGGACATCCCGGCCATCACCCGGCAAGTGCTGGCCAGCCAGCGCCGCCGCCGACTGGTGGCCGACGCGTTGAACCGTGGCACGCGCCGCAGCTGGGACCACCAGCCCCTGGTCGACGCCAGCCAGCAGTACATGCGCAACCACATCGACCTCGACGATCTGGAGCGCCGCGCCCGCTATCCGCAACCGAAATAA
- a CDS encoding choline sulfate utilization transcriptional regulator, protein MSVPLELLRVFESAARLLSFTAAAGELGTTQPAVSQQIKRLEKLLAVRLFDRIHRGIALTESGQVLQQHVQTGLESIDAGIAAVTAKHPHEVLQVATDFAFAAYWLMPRLPRFRQAHPELDVGLISSDRSPIALRSDIDVAIAFGDGRFKHGEALRLFSEEVFPVCSPRLLEGRELPLSPQALTELPLLHLKPEASSRWFDWSGVYRALGINGAPAPAGLRLDNYTLLVQAAIAGQGVAIGWRHLVDELLDQGLLCRPIAGSLESRFGYYAVLPERKRRMRLVQRFVDWLQAELEQDP, encoded by the coding sequence GTGAGCGTGCCGCTGGAACTGTTGCGCGTGTTCGAGTCCGCCGCCCGGCTGCTCAGCTTCACCGCCGCCGCCGGCGAGCTGGGCACCACCCAGCCGGCGGTCAGCCAGCAGATCAAGCGCCTGGAGAAGCTCCTCGCCGTGCGCCTGTTCGACCGCATCCACCGCGGCATCGCCCTCACCGAGAGCGGACAGGTGCTGCAGCAGCACGTCCAGACGGGGCTGGAGAGCATCGACGCGGGCATCGCCGCGGTCACCGCGAAGCATCCCCATGAGGTCCTGCAGGTCGCCACCGATTTCGCCTTCGCCGCGTACTGGTTGATGCCGCGCCTGCCGCGCTTTCGCCAGGCGCACCCGGAGCTGGACGTCGGCCTGATCAGCAGCGACCGCAGCCCGATTGCCCTGCGCAGCGATATCGACGTCGCCATCGCCTTCGGCGACGGACGCTTCAAGCATGGCGAGGCGCTGCGCCTGTTCAGCGAGGAGGTCTTCCCGGTGTGCAGCCCACGCCTGCTGGAAGGCCGCGAGCTGCCGCTGTCGCCCCAGGCGCTCACCGAGCTGCCGTTGCTGCACCTGAAACCCGAGGCGTCCAGCCGCTGGTTCGACTGGAGCGGCGTCTACCGCGCGCTGGGTATCAATGGCGCGCCGGCGCCCGCGGGGCTGCGCTTGGACAACTACACCCTGCTGGTGCAGGCGGCCATCGCCGGGCAGGGCGTGGCCATCGGCTGGCGGCACCTGGTCGACGAATTGCTGGATCAGGGGTTACTGTGCCGACCCATCGCCGGATCGCTGGAGTCGCGTTTCGGCTATTACGCCGTGCTGCCCGAGCGCAAACGGCGCATGCGCCTGGTCCAGCGGTTCGTCGACTGGTTGCAGGCGGAACTGGAGCAGGACCCATGA
- a CDS encoding DOPA 4,5-dioxygenase family protein, which translates to MSEIQDFHAHVYFDASTIERARALCEEAARRFGAKMGRVHERPVGPHPDWSCQLAFDNATFAALVPWLALNRDGLVIFVHPNTGNDLRDHRDYALWMGDVRPLDLSQFTS; encoded by the coding sequence ATGAGCGAGATTCAGGACTTCCACGCGCACGTCTATTTCGATGCGAGCACGATCGAGCGAGCCCGAGCCCTGTGCGAGGAGGCGGCGCGCCGCTTTGGCGCGAAGATGGGCCGCGTCCACGAACGGCCGGTCGGCCCGCACCCGGACTGGAGCTGCCAGCTGGCCTTCGACAACGCCACCTTCGCCGCCCTGGTGCCCTGGCTGGCGCTCAACCGCGACGGCCTGGTGATCTTCGTCCACCCCAACACCGGCAACGACCTGCGCGACCATCGCGACTACGCCCTGTGGATGGGAGACGTGCGGCCGCTGGACCTCTCGCAGTTCACGAGCTGA
- a CDS encoding sigma-70 family RNA polymerase sigma factor has protein sequence MRRFASSSLLQSFQAHYADLMRFLARRLGDQQRAADVAQDTWLRLADHPAEAEVQDPRAYLFRVAGNIAIDNLRREGRLAELHVDETAANDLSDPAAGLEHRLLAHEALEHLDAALDQLPMNAREALLMNRLDGLTHAQIARRLGVSESMVGKYIVQAMRHCRDWAQRQEGAP, from the coding sequence ATGCGGCGCTTCGCCTCCTCCTCCCTGCTGCAGAGCTTCCAGGCGCATTACGCGGACCTGATGCGCTTTCTCGCCCGCAGGCTGGGCGACCAGCAGCGCGCCGCCGACGTGGCCCAGGACACCTGGCTGCGTCTCGCCGACCACCCCGCCGAAGCCGAGGTGCAGGATCCACGCGCCTACCTGTTCCGCGTCGCCGGCAACATCGCCATCGATAACCTGCGCCGCGAGGGTCGGCTGGCGGAGCTGCACGTGGACGAAACTGCCGCCAACGACCTCAGCGACCCGGCGGCCGGGCTGGAGCACCGCCTCCTCGCCCATGAGGCGCTGGAACACCTGGACGCTGCCCTCGACCAGTTGCCGATGAACGCCCGCGAGGCGCTGCTGATGAACCGTCTCGACGGCCTCACCCACGCACAGATCGCCCGGCGCCTGGGAGTGTCCGAGAGCATGGTGGGCAAGTACATCGTCCAGGCCATGCGCCATTGCCGCGACTGGGCGCAGCGCCAGGAGGGCGCGCCATGA
- a CDS encoding FecR family protein, whose amino-acid sequence MSRVQSRLADEAIERLAQLHSGRAGAAERLDFLRWRGQSADHEQAAREAEALWGALPETRHAQRYRQRARRPRRVLAMAAAACVAAIALTVSLPQPLAGLYADYATATGERRMLELPDGSRVWLNSGSALSVDFSPQQRRLRLQGGEALFEVAKDAARPFIVEAKGGEVRAVGTRFDVDSRGPQVRVDVSEGVVQVNNAGSAPVRLSAGERLSYRDSAAPDPVQPLDLSSASAWQRGKLIFNQRPLAEVLDELERYVPGRIVLTDGALRQHKVSGVFDLQDPGALLKTLERLQPVKVTHLPWLVLIRPAP is encoded by the coding sequence ATGAGCCGGGTGCAATCGCGCCTGGCCGACGAGGCCATCGAGCGCCTGGCACAGTTGCATTCGGGGCGTGCCGGGGCTGCCGAGCGCCTGGATTTCCTGCGCTGGCGCGGGCAGAGCGCGGACCACGAACAGGCCGCCCGCGAGGCCGAGGCCCTGTGGGGCGCCTTGCCGGAAACCCGCCACGCCCAGCGCTATCGTCAACGCGCGCGGCGTCCTCGCCGTGTACTGGCCATGGCGGCCGCTGCGTGTGTGGCGGCCATCGCGCTGACCGTATCCCTGCCCCAGCCGCTGGCCGGGCTGTACGCCGATTACGCCACCGCGACCGGCGAGCGACGGATGCTGGAGCTGCCCGATGGCAGCCGCGTCTGGCTGAACAGCGGCAGCGCGCTGTCGGTGGACTTCAGCCCGCAGCAGCGGCGCTTGCGCCTGCAGGGTGGCGAGGCGTTGTTCGAGGTGGCCAAGGATGCCGCGCGGCCCTTCATCGTCGAGGCGAAAGGCGGCGAAGTGCGCGCCGTGGGCACGCGCTTCGATGTGGACAGCCGTGGGCCGCAGGTACGCGTGGACGTGAGCGAAGGCGTGGTGCAGGTGAACAATGCCGGCAGCGCGCCGGTGCGGCTGTCCGCGGGGGAGCGCCTGAGCTATCGCGACAGCGCAGCCCCCGATCCGGTGCAGCCGCTGGACCTGTCCAGCGCCAGCGCGTGGCAGCGTGGCAAGCTGATCTTCAACCAGCGCCCGCTGGCTGAGGTGCTCGACGAGCTGGAGCGCTACGTGCCGGGGCGCATCGTGCTCACCGACGGCGCATTGCGCCAGCACAAGGTCAGCGGCGTATTCGACCTGCAGGACCCCGGCGCGCTGCTCAAGACCCTGGAACGGTTGCAGCCGGTGAAGGTGACGCACCTGCCCTGGTTGGTGCTGATCCGCCCTGCGCCCTAA
- a CDS encoding TonB-dependent receptor: protein MPYRPSPLHRALLLASLLGTAAPLAHAAGSAAVELHIAPRSLDSALTQFADQAGLHLLFNSEDIQGLQSEGLDGTYTTEEALNQLLSGSGVSWRFTDERTVLLKREQDDSAALSLAPMQISVAARTPTEISSIPGTVWVVEQTQLREQLDTGVSLKEAVGKLVPGLDLAPEGRTNYGQNMRGRNVLVMIDGVSQNSSRGLSRQFDSISPFNVDRIEVLSGASAIYGGGATGGIINIITKKGAAGDTRFETQLGASSGFNNSDDLSTRAAQSISGGNDRVVGRLGVSAEKNEAFYDGAGNQIFIDNTQTDLQYNRTVDVMGNLTAQFTDEQSLDLLAQYYDSGNDGSTGIYFPNLKYQAPSDLEDAQIRSGMDTDLEPRTRRVLLNANYHHSNLLEQDFYLQAYYRKEDDNFYPFPYYNTGKPTGSKGVYFAASQQNFEVSGLKGLFSKQWDSLKFTYGVDFDHERFNAEQKVFDQRLSSESGGLDLETASSAPRYPSYTVDGLSVYGQLDWKVTDHLTLSGGARHQKMDVEVDDFKGVPGGSNDYQVNLFNLGAIYDFKNGHQVWTNYSEGFDLPDPAKYYGKAGLSVDDNPLAGIKSRQVETGWRYSDLQWQTQAAVYYIWSDKIITTDQATLTIDVQDQKSRDFGFEGAVTRYFENGWQGGTTLHLVRSEEEDADGDWIKRDARYASLSKSTAFVGWGDGERSARLQAQHAFNLKDDADHEIDGYTTFDLMGEQKTGFGTFSAGIQNLLDKQYSTVWGQRAALFYSPTYGPAYLYDYQGRGRTFTLGWSLEY, encoded by the coding sequence ATGCCTTACCGTCCTTCCCCGCTGCACCGTGCGCTGTTGCTGGCCTCCCTGCTCGGCACCGCCGCTCCCCTGGCCCACGCGGCCGGCTCCGCCGCTGTCGAGCTGCACATCGCCCCGCGTAGCCTGGACAGCGCGCTGACCCAGTTCGCCGACCAGGCCGGGCTGCACCTGCTGTTCAACTCCGAGGACATCCAGGGCCTGCAGAGCGAAGGGCTGGACGGCACCTACACCACCGAGGAAGCGCTCAACCAGTTGCTCTCCGGCAGCGGCGTGAGCTGGCGCTTCACCGACGAGCGCACCGTGCTGCTCAAGCGCGAGCAGGACGATTCCGCCGCCCTCAGCCTGGCGCCGATGCAGATCAGCGTCGCGGCGCGCACGCCCACCGAGATCAGCTCGATTCCCGGCACCGTCTGGGTGGTCGAGCAGACCCAGCTGCGCGAACAGCTGGACACCGGCGTCAGCCTCAAGGAGGCCGTGGGCAAGCTGGTCCCCGGCCTCGATCTGGCACCCGAAGGCCGCACCAACTATGGCCAGAACATGCGCGGGCGCAATGTGCTGGTGATGATCGACGGCGTCAGCCAGAACAGCTCGCGGGGCCTGTCGCGCCAGTTCGACAGCATCTCGCCGTTCAACGTCGATCGCATCGAAGTGCTCTCCGGCGCCAGCGCCATCTACGGCGGCGGCGCCACGGGCGGGATCATCAACATCATCACCAAGAAGGGCGCGGCCGGCGACACCCGTTTCGAGACGCAGTTGGGCGCCAGCAGCGGCTTCAACAACAGCGACGACCTGTCGACCCGCGCTGCGCAGTCCATCAGCGGCGGCAACGACCGCGTGGTCGGCCGCCTGGGCGTCTCGGCGGAGAAGAACGAGGCCTTCTACGACGGCGCCGGCAACCAGATCTTCATCGACAACACCCAGACCGACCTGCAGTACAACCGCACCGTCGACGTGATGGGCAACCTCACCGCCCAGTTCACCGACGAGCAGAGCCTCGACCTGCTGGCGCAGTACTACGACTCGGGCAACGACGGCAGCACCGGCATCTACTTTCCCAACCTGAAGTACCAGGCGCCGTCGGACCTGGAAGACGCGCAGATCCGCAGCGGCATGGACACCGACCTCGAGCCGCGCACCCGCCGCGTGCTGCTCAACGCCAACTACCACCACAGCAACCTGCTGGAGCAGGACTTCTACCTGCAGGCGTACTACCGCAAGGAAGACGACAACTTCTATCCCTTCCCCTACTACAACACCGGCAAGCCCACCGGCTCGAAGGGCGTGTACTTCGCGGCCTCGCAGCAGAACTTCGAGGTCAGCGGCCTGAAGGGCCTGTTCAGCAAGCAGTGGGATTCGCTCAAGTTCACCTACGGCGTGGACTTCGACCATGAGCGCTTCAACGCCGAGCAGAAGGTCTTCGACCAGCGCCTGTCTTCCGAGAGCGGCGGCCTGGACCTGGAGACCGCCAGCAGCGCGCCGCGCTACCCCAGCTACACCGTCGACGGCCTGTCGGTGTATGGCCAGCTGGACTGGAAGGTCACCGACCACCTGACCCTCTCCGGCGGCGCGCGCCACCAGAAGATGGACGTCGAGGTGGACGACTTCAAAGGCGTGCCCGGCGGCAGCAACGACTACCAGGTCAACCTGTTCAACCTCGGCGCGATCTACGACTTCAAGAACGGCCACCAGGTCTGGACCAACTACAGCGAAGGCTTCGACCTGCCCGACCCGGCCAAGTACTACGGCAAGGCCGGCCTGTCGGTGGACGACAACCCGCTGGCCGGCATCAAGAGCCGCCAGGTCGAGACCGGCTGGCGCTACAGCGACCTGCAGTGGCAGACCCAGGCGGCGGTCTACTACATCTGGTCGGACAAGATCATCACCACCGACCAGGCGACCCTGACCATCGACGTGCAGGACCAGAAGAGCCGCGATTTCGGCTTCGAGGGCGCGGTCACCCGCTACTTCGAGAACGGCTGGCAGGGCGGCACCACGCTGCACCTGGTGCGCTCGGAAGAGGAGGACGCCGATGGCGACTGGATCAAGCGCGATGCCCGCTATGCATCGCTGTCCAAGTCCACCGCATTCGTCGGCTGGGGCGATGGCGAACGCAGTGCCCGCCTGCAGGCCCAGCACGCCTTCAACCTGAAGGACGACGCGGACCACGAGATCGACGGCTACACCACCTTCGACCTGATGGGTGAGCAGAAGACCGGTTTCGGCACTTTCAGCGCCGGTATCCAGAACCTGCTGGACAAGCAGTACAGCACCGTCTGGGGGCAGCGCGCCGCGCTGTTCTATTCGCCCACCTATGGGCCGGCCTATCTCTACGACTACCAGGGCCGCGGTCGCACCTTCACCCTGGGCTGGAGCCTGGAATACTGA
- a CDS encoding putative quinol monooxygenase, with product MHWQPIEHELQIHPRQGHEAELGALIDHLVDGARRAPGCLRCQLVARDAGQPWLLQGSWKNEEALLDYFATPSSQLLGEVLLCHCRSLSGGIVETMDQATGKVA from the coding sequence ATGCACTGGCAACCCATCGAACACGAATTGCAGATCCACCCCCGGCAAGGGCACGAGGCGGAACTGGGCGCCCTGATCGACCACCTGGTCGATGGCGCCCGCCGCGCGCCGGGCTGCCTGCGCTGCCAGCTGGTGGCCCGGGATGCCGGCCAGCCGTGGCTGCTGCAGGGCAGCTGGAAGAACGAAGAGGCGCTGCTGGATTACTTCGCCACGCCCTCCTCGCAACTGCTCGGCGAGGTGCTGTTATGCCACTGTCGAAGCCTGAGCGGCGGCATCGTGGAAACCATGGATCAGGCCACCGGAAAGGTGGCCTGA
- a CDS encoding AraC family transcriptional regulator, whose amino-acid sequence MSQSVPAFDPIAAGRQELADIIQRHCQGEGVFETAIDSLLVARNDSPSEGRMPTLYRPALCVIAQGCKEVRLGSEVYRYDELNLLVVSVTLPVSGQVIEASPDKPYLSIRLDIDPGELTRLIAEAGLAGSAPRPASRGIYLQRVDCTVLDALLRLMRLLDTPRDIEMLAPLFVREILYRLLRGPQGHLLHDLAMTDSQTHRVTRAIEWLNRNYDKSLRIEDLAREVNLSVSTLHHRFKEVTALSPLQYQKQLRLQEARRLMLSEGLEVAVAGHRVGYESPSQFSREYSRLFGAPPLRDLASLRGALGSEAVPA is encoded by the coding sequence ATGTCCCAGTCCGTTCCCGCCTTTGATCCCATTGCCGCCGGCCGCCAGGAGCTGGCCGACATCATCCAGCGTCACTGCCAGGGTGAGGGTGTCTTCGAAACCGCCATCGATTCGCTGCTGGTCGCGCGCAACGACAGCCCCAGCGAAGGCCGCATGCCGACGCTCTACCGCCCGGCCCTGTGCGTGATCGCCCAGGGCTGCAAGGAGGTGCGCCTGGGCAGCGAGGTCTATCGCTACGACGAACTCAACCTGCTGGTGGTGTCGGTGACGCTGCCGGTCTCCGGCCAGGTGATCGAGGCCTCGCCGGACAAACCCTACCTGTCCATCCGCCTGGACATCGACCCCGGCGAGCTGACCCGGCTGATCGCCGAGGCGGGCCTTGCCGGCAGCGCGCCGCGTCCGGCCAGCCGCGGCATCTACCTGCAGCGTGTGGATTGCACCGTGCTCGACGCCCTGCTGCGGCTGATGCGCCTGCTGGATACGCCGCGCGACATCGAGATGCTGGCGCCGCTGTTCGTCCGCGAAATCCTCTACCGCCTGCTGCGCGGTCCGCAAGGCCACCTGCTGCATGACCTGGCGATGACCGACAGCCAGACCCACCGCGTTACCCGTGCCATCGAGTGGCTCAACCGCAACTACGACAAGTCCCTGCGCATCGAGGACCTGGCCCGCGAGGTGAACCTTAGCGTGTCCACCCTGCACCACCGCTTCAAGGAAGTGACCGCCCTGAGCCCGCTGCAATACCAGAAGCAGCTGCGCCTGCAGGAAGCGCGGCGGCTGATGTTGTCGGAGGGGCTGGAAGTAGCGGTGGCCGGGCACCGCGTCGGTTACGAAAGCCCGTCGCAGTTCAGCCGCGAGTACAGCCGCCTGTTCGGCGCGCCGCCGCTGCGCGACCTGGCGAGCCTGCGCGGGGCGCTGGGCAGCGAGGCGGTACCGGCGTAA
- the gloA2 gene encoding SMU1112c/YaeR family gloxylase I-like metalloprotein yields the protein MALLHSLHHVALICSDYPRSKHFYTQVLGLKVVAETYRTARDSWKLDLELGDARLELFSFPGAPARPSYPEAQGLRHLAFAVDDLESAVAHLQSHGVACEPIREDELTGKRFTFFADPDDLPLELYER from the coding sequence ATGGCCCTGCTGCACAGCCTTCATCACGTCGCCCTGATCTGCTCGGACTATCCGCGCTCCAAGCATTTCTACACCCAGGTGCTGGGCCTGAAGGTGGTTGCCGAGACCTACCGCACCGCGCGCGACTCCTGGAAACTCGACCTGGAGCTGGGCGATGCGCGGCTGGAGCTGTTCTCCTTCCCTGGCGCGCCGGCGCGGCCGTCCTATCCGGAGGCGCAGGGGCTGCGCCACCTGGCCTTCGCCGTGGACGACCTGGAAAGCGCCGTGGCGCACCTGCAGAGCCACGGCGTGGCCTGTGAACCGATCCGCGAGGATGAGCTGACCGGCAAGCGCTTCACCTTCTTCGCCGACCCGGATGATCTGCCGCTGGAGCTTTACGAGCGCTGA